In Nitrospiria bacterium, one DNA window encodes the following:
- a CDS encoding sigma-54 dependent transcriptional regulator, with protein sequence MKNPTIPDSKPYGSEKPWVTGFLPHQLIRYMQEHYPEEHARINYKELLGVVKGFEPIPDPQSFLIDPNHWLPQEVLQALLKKCEEITGDSNIAYQAALDHFLPKKGKTSTPFEKVASLLGDMRLSFLCAPLWASVYTNNYLKLQPFQIPNASSSIGLLAQFIPHARTRWSNHLLVRGNCEGFGRLYEFIETVSCEEEYIQIRLEDLVLDFPDYHLLTKGERKIFIEKQTKQPVIEATSVLLTSEPVPSIPEVEAFSKDLLVLIPQNGWLAPLTSHSKNHATGQEEHTAYQIQKGGTLHRQGTRLTLKKGLIFNAPYSRYTFHWKERPSRKERPKNVPIKQVTHFIFNHLRELSASHQKLLGAIIKNAKLSSENQDLRREVTHTTRFLGFVGTSHPMKQVYSQIQAVSNKDATVLITGETGTGKELVAKALHTQGPRAQGRFLALNCGALSESLLESELFGHERGAFTGAVQQHKGKFELAHQGTLFLDEIGEISPSVQVKLLRVLQEKCFQRVGGTQEIHVDVRIIAATNQDLEALVKSGGFRGDLFYRIHVFPIHLPPLRERKDDIPLLVEHFIQKMRLKYRHQIQRITPEAMENLMTYNWPGNVRELEYCIERSIILAGNQTELGKGLLPQKYTQKAYGGNTALGEMFDQLEWDDISHFIHKKGSIDSLLNQFEWRIVQRAIEGNGGNKSQAARALNRSYRWLRKLEQRQEQSGQYPL encoded by the coding sequence TTGAAAAACCCAACCATTCCTGATTCTAAACCATACGGTTCGGAGAAACCATGGGTGACCGGTTTTCTTCCCCATCAATTAATCCGTTATATGCAGGAGCATTATCCAGAAGAACATGCAAGGATCAACTACAAAGAACTCCTGGGAGTAGTCAAAGGGTTTGAACCGATCCCAGATCCACAATCGTTTTTAATTGACCCTAATCATTGGCTTCCCCAGGAAGTCCTGCAGGCGTTGTTAAAAAAGTGCGAAGAAATCACCGGCGACTCCAACATTGCCTATCAGGCGGCTCTTGATCATTTTCTTCCCAAAAAAGGAAAAACATCCACCCCTTTCGAAAAGGTGGCATCCCTATTGGGGGATATGCGTTTATCCTTCCTTTGTGCACCCCTTTGGGCAAGCGTTTACACCAACAACTATTTAAAGCTTCAACCTTTTCAAATTCCCAATGCTTCCTCTTCTATCGGTTTGCTGGCCCAGTTTATTCCTCATGCGAGAACACGGTGGAGCAATCATCTCCTGGTGCGTGGAAATTGCGAAGGGTTTGGGCGGCTTTATGAATTTATTGAAACGGTCTCGTGCGAGGAAGAGTACATCCAAATTCGCTTGGAAGACCTGGTGCTGGATTTTCCCGATTACCACCTCCTCACCAAAGGGGAAAGAAAAATATTCATTGAAAAGCAAACCAAACAGCCCGTCATTGAGGCCACCTCTGTCCTTTTAACCTCCGAACCCGTTCCCTCTATTCCGGAAGTAGAAGCATTCTCAAAGGATCTTTTGGTCTTGATTCCCCAAAATGGTTGGCTGGCCCCACTCACAAGCCATTCAAAAAATCATGCTACAGGCCAGGAGGAACATACCGCTTACCAAATACAAAAAGGGGGAACTCTTCACCGCCAAGGCACCCGTTTGACCTTGAAAAAAGGGTTGATCTTCAACGCTCCATATTCCCGTTATACGTTTCATTGGAAGGAACGCCCCTCCCGCAAAGAAAGGCCAAAAAATGTCCCCATCAAACAGGTCACCCATTTTATATTCAATCACCTAAGGGAGCTTAGCGCTTCACACCAAAAACTTTTAGGCGCAATCATTAAAAATGCGAAACTCTCCTCTGAAAACCAGGATTTGAGGCGGGAAGTCACCCATACCACCCGGTTTTTGGGTTTTGTGGGAACCAGTCACCCCATGAAACAGGTTTACTCTCAGATCCAAGCCGTATCCAATAAAGATGCCACGGTGTTGATCACCGGGGAAACCGGGACGGGAAAAGAACTGGTGGCCAAGGCCCTTCATACCCAGGGACCCCGGGCACAAGGGCGGTTCCTCGCACTCAATTGCGGGGCCCTTTCCGAAAGTCTTTTGGAGAGCGAACTATTCGGTCACGAACGAGGTGCCTTTACGGGTGCTGTTCAGCAGCACAAGGGAAAGTTCGAGCTGGCCCACCAGGGAACGCTTTTCCTGGATGAGATTGGAGAGATTTCCCCATCGGTTCAGGTTAAGCTATTGCGCGTTTTGCAGGAAAAATGTTTTCAACGGGTGGGGGGAACTCAGGAAATCCATGTGGACGTTCGAATCATTGCAGCAACCAATCAGGATTTAGAGGCTTTGGTAAAAAGCGGGGGTTTCCGCGGGGACCTGTTTTACCGGATTCATGTATTCCCCATTCATCTTCCCCCTCTTCGCGAGCGGAAAGATGATATTCCGTTACTGGTTGAGCATTTTATTCAGAAAATGAGACTTAAATATCGCCACCAGATTCAGCGGATCACCCCGGAAGCCATGGAAAATCTAATGACCTACAACTGGCCTGGAAATGTCCGTGAGCTTGAATACTGTATTGAGCGCTCAATAATTTTAGCGGGGAATCAAACCGAATTGGGCAAGGGGTTGCTTCCCCAAAAATATACACAAAAGGCCTATGGGGGAAATACCGCATTGGGGGAGATGTTCGATCAACTGGAATGGGATGATATTTCCCATTTTATTCATAAAAAAGGATCCATTGATTCCCTTCTCAATCAATTTGAATGGCGGATTGTCCAACGGGCCATTGAAGGAAATGGGGGAAATAAATCCCAAGCCGCTCGGGCCCTGAACCGAAGTTACCGTTGGCTTCGGAAACTGGAACAGCGCCAGGAACAGTCAGGCCAATATCCCCTATGA
- a CDS encoding GspH/FimT family pseudopilin — MRPNTAQEGFSLLELMIALAIAGILTGLAVPSFKTLLSNHRLEGAAQRLVSDLRLARQTAIAEGIPTGIQLNPHEESYFLEKGIGLQPSPFGFLDLKDPREGFPGIDLVDSTKGNHLIFFPKGTTNSWTTITLENRNGKQQKITLIGTGRVKRIKP, encoded by the coding sequence ATGAGACCAAACACCGCCCAGGAAGGTTTTTCATTGTTGGAGCTGATGATTGCTTTGGCCATTGCAGGGATTTTAACCGGTCTGGCCGTTCCGTCTTTTAAAACACTTTTGTCGAACCACCGCTTAGAGGGGGCTGCTCAGCGGTTGGTATCCGATCTTCGTCTAGCCCGTCAAACCGCCATTGCCGAAGGAATCCCCACAGGGATCCAGCTAAACCCCCATGAAGAAAGTTATTTTTTGGAAAAGGGAATCGGCCTTCAACCCAGTCCGTTCGGTTTCTTGGACCTGAAAGACCCTCGGGAGGGATTTCCCGGAATCGATCTGGTTGACTCCACAAAAGGAAACCACTTGATTTTTTTTCCAAAGGGAACCACCAACAGCTGGACCACCATCACCCTTGAAAACCGCAACGGAAAACAACAGAAAATCACTTTAATCGGAACGGGGCGTGTTAAACGGATAAAACCATGA